A genome region from Glutamicibacter arilaitensis Re117 includes the following:
- a CDS encoding cryptochrome/photolyase family protein, whose amino-acid sequence MNQSPLPLQLMWFRDDLRTADNPALSSALAAGPVIAVFILDQQSPGIRPLGGAAKWWLHHGLKSLRAALEDLGIPLVLRKGPADSIMTELARQTNAQAVHWNRRYGQPERAVDTRAKTALRGLGREARSYPGTLLHEPWELLTKKGTGYKVFTPFYNALGDSAIRPPLPAPLGQDTFSAAGIPNGLELEDLELLPATAQWTAGLAAQWEPGEAPARHRLENVLESIAQDYPEHHDRPDLDGTSALSPALRWGHLGAHEMWDALGRLAAENPKAGAGATAMRRQLAWRDFCWHLYYHHPQLPDRNLRTDFDHFDWVWPEQDQQVASYVQLWQKGRTGFGLVDAGMQQLWQTGWMHNRVRMVAASLLVKNLQVHWKVGERWFWDTLVDADIASNTANWQWVAGSGADAAPYFRVFNPELQAKKFDPQGSYVSQFAPLAAQPIVDLKQSRLDALDAYDQMKLRLGEI is encoded by the coding sequence ATGAACCAATCACCGCTGCCGTTGCAGCTCATGTGGTTCCGGGATGACCTGCGCACCGCAGACAATCCGGCCTTGTCTTCTGCGCTGGCCGCAGGGCCAGTAATCGCAGTGTTCATCCTTGACCAGCAGTCCCCTGGCATCCGTCCATTAGGCGGTGCGGCAAAGTGGTGGCTGCATCACGGGCTGAAGAGCCTGCGGGCCGCATTGGAGGACCTGGGCATACCGCTGGTGCTGCGCAAGGGTCCTGCGGACAGCATCATGACGGAACTGGCCCGGCAAACCAATGCGCAGGCCGTTCACTGGAACCGGCGCTATGGCCAACCGGAGCGCGCGGTGGATACCCGGGCCAAGACGGCACTGCGCGGCCTCGGGCGGGAAGCCCGCAGCTACCCCGGCACGCTATTGCACGAACCGTGGGAGCTGCTGACCAAGAAAGGGACCGGCTACAAGGTTTTCACCCCCTTCTACAACGCCCTGGGCGACAGCGCCATCAGGCCCCCACTGCCGGCGCCATTGGGACAGGACACCTTCAGCGCAGCCGGGATCCCGAACGGCCTCGAACTGGAAGACCTCGAGCTGCTGCCAGCCACGGCGCAATGGACAGCTGGATTGGCCGCGCAGTGGGAGCCAGGCGAAGCCCCTGCCCGCCATCGGCTAGAAAATGTCCTGGAGTCAATTGCCCAGGATTACCCGGAGCATCATGACCGCCCCGATCTGGACGGCACCTCTGCCTTGTCCCCGGCCCTGCGCTGGGGGCACCTGGGTGCCCACGAGATGTGGGACGCCCTGGGCCGGCTTGCCGCCGAGAATCCCAAGGCTGGTGCAGGTGCCACTGCCATGCGGCGCCAACTGGCATGGCGGGATTTCTGCTGGCACCTGTATTACCATCACCCGCAGCTTCCGGACAGGAATCTGCGCACGGATTTCGACCACTTCGACTGGGTTTGGCCCGAGCAGGACCAGCAGGTTGCCAGCTACGTGCAGCTATGGCAGAAAGGACGCACCGGCTTCGGGCTGGTGGATGCTGGCATGCAGCAACTATGGCAGACCGGATGGATGCACAACCGGGTTCGCATGGTTGCAGCCAGCCTGCTGGTCAAGAATCTGCAAGTGCACTGGAAGGTCGGCGAGCGCTGGTTCTGGGACACCCTGGTGGATGCGGATATCGCCAGCAATACCGCCAATTGGCAGTGGGTTGCTGGCAGTGGTGCCGATGCGGCACCCTATTTCAGGGTCTTTAATCCGGAATTGCAGGCGAAGAAATTCGACCCGCAGGGAAGCTATGTCTCTCAGTTCGCGCCGTTGGCCGCACAGCCGATCGTGGATCTGAAGCAATCACGGCTCGACGCATTGGATGCCTATGATCAGATGAAGCTCCGACTTGGCGAAATCTGA